The Chroicocephalus ridibundus chromosome 3, bChrRid1.1, whole genome shotgun sequence genome has a segment encoding these proteins:
- the ODC1 gene encoding ornithine decarboxylase, translated as MSNFSSEEFEFTFLDEGFTAKDILDQKINEVSSSDDKDAFYVADLGDIVKKHMRWHKALPRVTPFYAVKCNDSKAVVKTLAVLGAGFDCASKTEIQLVQSIGVSPERIIYANPCKQVSQIKHAASSGVQMMTFDSEVELMKVARAHPKAKLVLRITTDDSKAVCRLSVKFGATLKTSRLLLERAKELDLAIIGVSFHVGSGCTDPETFVQAISDARCVFDMGAELGFSMYLLDIGGGFPGSEDVKLKFEEITSVINPALDKYFPSDSGINIIAEPGRYYVASAFTLAVNIIAKKIVLKEQTGSDDEDDANDKTLMYYVNDGVYGSFNCILYDHAHVKPVLQKRPKPDDSCYSCSIWGPTCDGLDRIVERFNMPELQVGDWILFENMGAYTVAAASTFNGFQRPTIHYVMSRPAWQLMQQIKEQGFLAEVEEQDVASLPLSCAWESGIEYPATCASASINV; from the exons ATGAGTAACTTCAGCAGTGAAGAATTTGAATTCACCTTCCTTGACGAAGGCTTTACTGCCAAGGATATCCTTGaccaaaaaataaatgaagtgtcATCTTCT GATGATAAAGATGCCTTCTACGTTGCTGACCTCGGTGATATTGTAAAGAAGCACATGCGCTGGCATAAAGCCCTTCCTCGGGTAACACCCTTCTATGCCGTAAAATGTAACGACAGCAAAGCTGTAGTGAAGACGCTTGCCGTTCTTGGTGCAGGATTTGATTGCGCCAGTAAG ACGGAAATACAACTGGTACAGAGCATTGGTGTATCTCCTGAGCGAATAATATATGCAAATCCCTGCAAACAAGTATCTCAAATCAAACATGCTGCCAGCAGTGGTGTACAGATGATGACATTTGATAGTGAAGTAGAACTAATGAAAGTTGCAAGGGCCCATCCAAAAGCCAA gTTAGTCTTGCGCATTACAACTGATGACTCCAAAGCAGTTTGTCGTCTGAGTGTTAAGTTTGGAGCTACGCTAAAGACTAGCAGGCTTCTTCTGGAGCGTGCAAAAGAACTTGACCTTGCCATCATTGGAGTTAG TTTCCATGTTGGAAGTGGATGTACAGACCCAGAGACCTTTGTTCAAGCCATTTCTGATGCCCGCTGTGTGTTTGATATGGGA GCTGAACTTGGCTTCAGTATGTATCTGCTTGATATTGGTGGTGGCTTCCCTGGCTCTGAAGATGTCAAGCTGAAATTTGAAGAG ATCACAAGTGTAATCAACCCAGCACTGGATAAATACTTTCCTTCCGATTCTGGAATAAATATTATTGCAGAGCCAGGAAGATACTATGTTGCATCAGCTTTCACGCTGGCAGTCAAcattattgcaaaaaaaattgtattaaaggAGCAAACAGGTTCTGATG ACGAAGATGATGCAAATGACAAAACTCTTATGTATTATGTGAATGATGGAGTCTATGGATCATTCAACTGCATCTTGTATGATCACGCACATGTTAAACCAGTTCTGCAAAAG CGGCCTAAACCAGATGACAGCTGCTATTCCTGCAGCATATGGGGACCAACATGTGATGGCCTGGATCGTATTGTTGAGCGTTTTAATATGCCAGAGTTGCAAGTTGGTGACTGGATCCTGTTTGAAAACATGGGTGCCTATACTGTTGCAGCAGCTTCTACTTTCAATGGATTCCAGAGGCCAACAATACACTATGTGATGTCAAGACCAGCATG gCAACTAATGCAGCAGATCAAGGAGCAAGGGTTCCTAGCCGAAGTGGAGGAGCAGGATGTTGCTAGTCTGCCACTCTCTTGTGCCTGGGAAAGCGGAATTGAATATCCAGCAACTTGTGCTTCAGCTAGTATTAATGTATAG